Proteins encoded by one window of Canis lupus dingo isolate Sandy chromosome 22, ASM325472v2, whole genome shotgun sequence:
- the SLC15A1 gene encoding solute carrier family 15 member 1 — protein MGMSKSYGCFGYPLSIFFIVVNEFCERFSYYGMRALLILYFRRFIGWDDNLSTAIYHTFVALCYLTPILGALIADSWLGKFKTIVSLSIVYTIGQAVTAVSSINDLTDYNKDGTPDNLSVHVALSMIGLALIALGTGGIKPCVSAFGGDQFEEGQEKQRNRFFSIFYLAINAGSLISTIVTPMLRVHECGIYSQKACYPLAFGVPAALMAVSLIVFVIGSGMYKKFQPQGNVMGKVVKCIGFALKNRFRHRSKQFPKREHWLDWAKEKYDERLISQIKMVTKVMFLYIPLPMFWALFDQQGSRWTLQATAMSGKIGLLEVQPDQMQTVNAILIVVMVPIMDAVVYPLIAKCGFNFTSLKRMTVGMFLASMAFVMAAIVQLEIDKTLPVFPKQNEVQIKVLNIGNGAMNVSFPGTVVTVSQMSQSDGFMTFDVDKLTSINISSTGSPVIPVTYNFEQGHRHTLLVWAPNNYRVVKDGLNQKPEKGENGIRFINSLNESLNITMGDKVYVNVTSHNASEYQFFSLGTKNITISSTQQISQNCTKVLQSSNLEFGSAYTYVIGTQSTGCPELHMFEDISPNTVNMALQIPQYFLITCGEVVFSVTGLEFSYSQAPSNMKSVLQAGWLLTVAVGNIIVLIVAGAGQFSEQWAEYILFAALLLVVCVIFAIMARFYTYVNPAEIEAQFDDDEKKNLEKMNVYSTVTPVSQTQM, from the exons gCATGTCCAAGTCATAT GGTTGCTTTGGTTACCCCTTGAGCATCTTCTTCATCGTGGTCAATGAGTTCTGTGAAAGATTTTCCTACTATGGAATGAGAG CACTCCTGATTCTGTACTTCAGACGGTTCATCGGGTGGGACGATAATCTGTCCACGGCCATCTACCACACGTTTGTGGCTCTGTGCTACCTGACGCCGATCCTCGGCGCACTGATCGCAGACTCCTGGCTGGGAAAGTTCAA GACAATCGTGTCACTCTCCATTGTCTACACAATTGGACAGGCGGTCACTGCAGTAAGCTCAATTAATGACCTCACAGACTATAACAAAGATGGAACTCCTGACAATCTGTCCGTGCATGT GGCACTGTCCATGATTGGCCTGGCCCTGATAGCTCTGGGAACTGGAGGAATAAAGCCCTGTGTGTCTGCATTTGGTGGAGACCAGTTTGAAGAGGGCCAG gaaaaacaaagaaacagattcttttccatcttttatttgGCCATTAATGCTGGAAGCTTGATTTCCACTATTGTCACTCCCATGCTCAGAG TTCACGAATGTGGAATTTACAGTCAGAAAGCTTGTTACCCACTGGCATTTGGGGTTCCTGCTGCTCTCATGGCCGTATCTCTGA TTGTATTTGTCATTGGCAGTGGAATGTACAAGAAGTTTCAGCCCCAGGGTAATGTCATGGGTAAAGTTGTCAAGTGCATTGGT ttTGCCCTCAAAAATAGGTTTAGGCACCGGAGTAAGCAGTTTCCCAAGAGGGAGCACTGGCTGGACTGGGCTAAAGAGAAATACGAT GAGCGGCTCATCTCTCAAATTAAGATGGTCACAAAAGTGATGTTCTTGTACATCCCACTCCCAATGTTCTGGGCCCTGTTTGACCAGCAG GGCTCCAGGTGGACACTGCAAGCAACAGCTATGAGTGGGAAAATT GGACTTCTTGAAGTTCAGCCAGATCAGATGCAG ACTGTGAATGCCATCTTGATTGTCGTCATGGTCCCCATCATGGATGCCGTGGTGTACCCTCTGATTGCAAAATGTGGCTTCAATTTCAC CTCCTTGAAGAGGATGACAGTTGGAATGTTCCTGGCTTCCATGGCCTTCGTGATGGCGGCGATTGTTCAGCTGGAAATTGAT AAAACTCTTCCAGTCTTCCCCAAACAAAATGAAGTCCAAATCAAAGTACTGAATATAGGAAATGGTGCCATGAATGTATCTTTTCCTGGAACGGTGGTGACAGTTAGCCAAATGAGTCAA TCAGATGGATTTATGACTTTTGATGTAGACAAACTGACAAGTATAAACATTTCTTCCACTGGATCACCAGTCATTCCAGTGACTTATAACTTTGAGCAGGGCCATCGCCATACCCTTCTAGTATGGGCCCCCAATAATTACCGAGTG GTAAAGGATGGCCTTAACCAGAAgccagaaaaaggagaaaatggaatcag ATTTATAAATAGTCTTAATGAGAGCCTCAACATCACCATGGGCGACAAAGTTTATGTGAATGTCACCAGTCACAATGCCAGCGAGTATCAGTTCTTTTCTTTGGGCAC AAAAAACATTACAATAAGTTCAACACAACAGATCTCACAAAATTGTACAAAAGTTCTCCAATCATCCAACCTTGAATTTGGTAGTGCATATACCTATGTAATCGGAACGCAG AGCACTGGCTGCCCTGAATTGCATATGTTTGAAGATATTTCACCCAACACAGTTAACATGGCTCTGCAGATCCCGCAGTACTTCCTCATCACCTGCGGCGAGGTGGTTTTCTCTGTCACAGGACTGGAGTTCTCATATTCTCAG GCCCCCTCCAACATGAAGTCGGTGCTTCAGGCGGGATGGCTGCTGACAGTGGCTGTTGGCAACATCATTGTGCTCATTGTGGCAGGAGCAGGCCAGTTCAGTGAACAG TGGGCTGAATACATCCTATTTGCGGCATTGCTTCTGGTTGTCTGTGTAATATTTGCCATCATGGCCCGGTTTTACACTTACGTCAATCCAGCAGAGATTGAAGCTCAGTTTGACGACGATGAGAAAAAGAACCTGGAAAAGATGAATGTATATTCCACGGTAACTCCGGTCTCACAGACACAGATGTGA